A region of Mesorhizobium sp. AR02 DNA encodes the following proteins:
- a CDS encoding autotransporter outer membrane beta-barrel domain-containing protein has protein sequence MNAPTSDVDIGVGSDGTLTVANGGAVTALHVLAGATSNGTINVYGTGSTLTAQSTLAVNGVSSGMAGTLSVTNGGTAISTDQTIIGGGAGSATATVDGAGSSLQTATILSVGILGGSGSLTISNGGAASAGTGAVLGNDAGSSGMLTVEDAHSTFTTDELGVGNAGTGTLTIKNGGTVLSQTGYVGIAAGSTGTALVTGAGSTWNSVVLFVGGYNDIGDSGSGTLTVSNGGSITTSYGEVGAAAGSTGDVTVDGTSSIWNDAKDLIIGYSGNGSLTIQNGGTVSSDNSFVGMEAGGTGKVFVTGTGSTWHTGNLFVGGDNNSSSDSGSGSLTIEKGAIVDNGGLTAIGYAAASTGTVTVTGAGSTLIGSGVLDVGDMGNGTLAIADGGAVTDTSGVIGLTSGIGAVTVVGANSNWTNPGDLYIGGGNGASGTVAISNGGSVSVGGNAYLGYGSGSTGTLTLSSGGAMSVSGNFLLANQSGSTATLNIGAAAGDAAVAPGTLDAASVSFGHGAGTINFNHTGSDYVFAPAILGVGTINQIAGNTELNTDSIGFAGDVNITGGRLAVNALLPGAVVTVSDGGTLGGTGVVGWIGAHSGGTVAPGNSIGTLNVAGDLLLAAGSIYQVQVNASGASDLILASGTADLTGGSVQVLAAPGTYGASTQYTILTAADGVNGSFAGVSGLSTTPFLSYGLTYDKNNVYLDVDRSSASFASVGATPNQIATGAGVESLGSGNTIDEAIVMLPTVAAVQEAFDQLSGEIHASTKGMLLDDSHFVRDAATSRIDAAFGDAGAAPLPVMAYGDGGPEMVAADTDRFAVWGQAFGSWGITDSDGNAATFDRSTGGLLAGADTLVGGWRVGVLGGYSHSSFDVDARNSTGASDNYHLGLYGGTNWGAIALRGGAAYSWSSLSTHRSVAFNGFTDGLSADYDAGTAQAFGELAYKIDANKFAFEPFANLAYVSVHTDGFTETGGAAALTSAGSTTDATFTTLGLRGSTDFALGGIDATARGMLGWRHAFGDVTPTSTFAFAGGDAFTIAGVPIARDAAVVEAGLDLKMSANATLGLSYSGQFGGGTTDNGAKANLSVKF, from the coding sequence GTGAACGCTCCCACGAGTGATGTTGACATCGGCGTCGGATCCGATGGGACGCTGACGGTCGCCAATGGCGGGGCTGTCACCGCCCTTCACGTGCTTGCCGGCGCCACCTCCAATGGCACCATAAATGTCTATGGCACCGGCTCCACACTGACGGCGCAAAGTACGCTGGCTGTCAACGGCGTTAGTTCCGGCATGGCCGGGACTTTGTCGGTCACCAATGGTGGAACCGCCATCAGCACCGACCAGACCATCATTGGCGGGGGTGCAGGCAGCGCCACTGCCACGGTCGACGGTGCCGGTTCGTCCCTGCAGACCGCCACAATCCTGTCGGTCGGCATCCTCGGCGGTTCGGGCTCGCTCACGATCAGCAATGGCGGCGCCGCCTCGGCTGGAACGGGAGCGGTGCTCGGTAATGACGCGGGCTCGTCCGGCATGCTTACTGTCGAGGACGCCCATTCGACATTCACGACTGACGAGCTGGGCGTTGGCAACGCGGGTACCGGCACGCTAACGATCAAGAACGGTGGTACGGTTCTTAGCCAGACTGGCTATGTTGGCATAGCAGCCGGCAGCACGGGCACGGCGCTCGTAACAGGAGCCGGCTCGACCTGGAACTCGGTGGTCCTTTTCGTCGGCGGCTATAACGACATCGGCGACTCGGGCAGCGGCACGCTGACGGTTTCGAACGGCGGTTCAATCACAACCAGCTATGGCGAGGTGGGCGCCGCTGCAGGGTCGACTGGCGACGTGACCGTCGATGGCACCAGTTCCATCTGGAACGACGCGAAGGACCTTATCATAGGCTACTCGGGCAATGGCAGCCTGACGATCCAGAACGGTGGTACGGTTTCTAGCGATAATAGCTTTGTCGGCATGGAAGCCGGCGGCACGGGAAAGGTCTTCGTAACAGGCACCGGGTCGACCTGGCATACGGGTAATCTTTTCGTCGGCGGCGATAACAACAGCAGCAGCGACTCGGGCAGTGGCTCCCTGACGATCGAAAAAGGCGCCATCGTGGACAATGGCGGCTTAACCGCGATCGGCTACGCGGCCGCCTCTACCGGCACCGTCACGGTCACTGGCGCGGGTTCGACCCTCATCGGGAGCGGTGTTCTGGATGTCGGTGACATGGGCAACGGCACGCTGGCAATCGCCGATGGCGGCGCCGTTACCGATACGAGCGGTGTCATCGGCCTGACTAGCGGCATTGGCGCCGTCACAGTCGTCGGGGCCAATTCGAATTGGACGAACCCGGGCGATCTATATATCGGCGGCGGTAACGGCGCTTCGGGCACGGTTGCCATCTCAAACGGCGGCAGCGTGTCGGTGGGCGGTAATGCCTACCTGGGGTATGGATCCGGTTCGACCGGCACCCTCACCCTTTCAAGTGGCGGCGCGATGTCGGTGAGTGGGAATTTTCTGCTCGCGAATCAATCCGGCTCGACCGCCACGCTCAACATCGGCGCCGCGGCCGGCGATGCGGCCGTGGCGCCAGGCACACTCGACGCCGCATCCGTCTCTTTCGGCCATGGCGCCGGCACGATCAACTTCAACCACACCGGCAGCGACTATGTTTTCGCCCCTGCGATCCTCGGCGTCGGCACGATCAACCAGATCGCCGGCAACACGGAGCTGAACACGGATTCCATCGGCTTCGCCGGTGATGTCAACATCACCGGCGGCCGGCTTGCGGTGAACGCCCTGCTGCCTGGCGCGGTGGTGACGGTGTCGGACGGCGGCACTCTCGGTGGCACTGGCGTGGTCGGCTGGATCGGTGCTCATTCCGGCGGCACCGTCGCGCCCGGCAATTCCATCGGCACGCTCAATGTCGCCGGCGATCTCCTCCTGGCAGCGGGCTCAATCTATCAGGTCCAGGTGAACGCAAGCGGCGCATCCGACCTGATCCTCGCCTCGGGAACGGCGGACCTGACTGGGGGCAGCGTGCAGGTGCTTGCTGCCCCCGGCACCTATGGTGCGAGCACCCAGTACACCATCCTGACCGCCGCAGACGGCGTCAACGGCAGCTTTGCCGGCGTCAGCGGGCTGAGCACGACACCCTTCCTCAGCTATGGCCTGACCTATGACAAGAACAATGTCTATCTGGATGTTGATCGCAGCAGCGCCAGCTTCGCCTCGGTTGGCGCGACACCAAACCAGATCGCCACCGGCGCCGGCGTGGAAAGCCTGGGCAGCGGCAATACAATCGATGAGGCGATCGTGATGCTGCCGACGGTGGCCGCCGTTCAAGAAGCCTTCGACCAGCTTTCCGGCGAGATCCATGCCTCGACCAAGGGCATGCTGCTCGACGACAGCCATTTTGTCCGCGATGCCGCCACCAGCCGCATCGATGCCGCCTTCGGCGATGCCGGTGCCGCCCCCCTGCCCGTCATGGCCTATGGCGATGGCGGCCCCGAAATGGTCGCCGCCGACACTGATCGATTCGCGGTCTGGGGCCAGGCCTTCGGGTCGTGGGGCATTACCGACAGCGACGGCAATGCCGCCACCTTCGATCGTTCGACCGGCGGCCTGCTGGCCGGTGCCGACACGCTGGTGGGCGGCTGGCGTGTCGGTGTTCTCGGTGGCTACAGCCATTCGTCCTTCGACGTCGACGCGCGCAATTCCACTGGTGCCAGCGACAACTACCATCTTGGCCTCTATGGCGGCACCAATTGGGGCGCCATCGCCTTGCGCGGCGGTGCTGCCTACAGCTGGAGCAGCCTCTCGACACATCGGTCCGTTGCTTTCAACGGCTTCACGGATGGGCTCTCGGCCGACTACGACGCCGGCACCGCGCAGGCCTTCGGCGAACTTGCCTACAAGATCGATGCGAACAAGTTCGCCTTCGAGCCCTTCGCCAATCTCGCCTATGTCAGCGTGCACACGGACGGCTTCACCGAAACGGGCGGTGCTGCCGCGCTGACCAGTGCCGGCTCGACCACCGATGCCACCTTCACCACACTCGGCCTGCGCGGCTCGACCGATTTTGCGCTTGGCGGCATCGACGCCACCGCGCGCGGCATGCTCGGCTGGCGCCATGCCTTTGGCGATGTCACGCCGACCTCGACCTTCGCCTTTGCCGGCGGCGATGCCTTCACCATCGCCGGCGTACCAATCGCCCGCGACGCTGCAGTGGTCGAGGCCGGCCTCGACCTGAAGATGTCCGCCAATGCGACGCTCGGCTTGTCCTACTCTGGCCAGTTCGGCGGCGGCACCACCGACAACGGCGCCAAGGCAAATCTAAGCGTCAAGTTCTGA
- a CDS encoding DUF680 domain-containing protein, whose translation MTKIALTAAAILVATGTAFAGSDNYGSNNVNQPVASQSSSNVDTTHTGSIAKSVKAQGDANANVPAQSGQGIWGR comes from the coding sequence ATGACCAAGATCGCACTCACCGCCGCCGCCATCCTCGTCGCCACGGGCACCGCTTTTGCCGGCAGCGACAATTATGGCTCCAACAATGTCAACCAGCCGGTTGCCAGCCAGTCGTCCTCCAACGTCGACACCACGCATACCGGTTCGATCGCCAAGTCCGTAAAGGCACAGGGCGACGCCAATGCCAACGTGCCGGCTCAGTCGGGCCAGGGCATCTGGGGCCGTTAA
- a CDS encoding DUF680 domain-containing protein, with product MTKIALTAAAILVATGTAFAGSDNYGSANANQPAATVDHSVTASTSKSTAASVQAPQGADRNLFGR from the coding sequence ATGACCAAGATCGCTCTTACCGCCGCCGCCATCCTCGTTGCCACGGGCACCGCTTTCGCCGGCAGCGACAATTATGGTTCGGCCAACGCCAATCAGCCCGCCGCCACCGTCGACCATTCGGTCACCGCTTCGACTTCGAAGTCGACCGCTGCGTCCGTTCAGGCCCCGCAGGGCGCTGATCGCAACCTCTTCGGCCGTTAA
- a CDS encoding response regulator yields MRLLLVEDNRELADWLGKTLRQANYVVDIVHDGEDVEHALAAGDHALVILDLALPRMGGMEVLRMLRARGNAVPVIVLTANASLDGRVKGLNEGADDYLAKPFQIEELEARIRVQLRRANDRTAPVVACGDLVFDTNTRLFSLAGEPLALTPREHAVLEQLMVKAGRTVSKAALSAAIYDFETDADPSAIEIYVHRVRKKLEGSRVRIVTLRGLGYLLRHDDLAP; encoded by the coding sequence ATGCGACTGCTGCTTGTTGAGGACAATCGTGAACTGGCCGACTGGCTGGGCAAGACCCTGCGTCAGGCGAATTACGTGGTCGACATTGTTCATGACGGCGAGGACGTCGAGCACGCGCTTGCCGCGGGCGATCATGCGCTCGTCATCCTCGACCTGGCGCTGCCGCGCATGGGCGGGATGGAGGTGCTGCGCATGCTGCGGGCGCGCGGCAATGCCGTGCCGGTGATCGTGCTGACCGCCAATGCCAGCCTCGACGGCCGGGTCAAGGGCCTCAATGAGGGCGCCGACGACTATCTGGCCAAGCCCTTCCAGATCGAGGAGCTCGAGGCGCGCATCCGCGTGCAGCTACGCCGCGCCAATGACCGTACCGCGCCTGTCGTTGCCTGTGGCGATCTCGTCTTCGACACCAACACAAGGCTGTTTTCGCTCGCCGGCGAACCACTGGCGCTGACACCGCGCGAACATGCGGTGCTGGAGCAATTGATGGTCAAAGCCGGGCGCACCGTGAGCAAGGCAGCACTTTCGGCGGCGATCTACGATTTCGAAACCGACGCCGACCCCAGCGCCATCGAGATCTATGTGCACCGTGTGCGCAAAAAGCTCGAGGGGTCGCGGGTCCGTATCGTCACGCTGCGCGGCCTCGGCTATCTGTTGCGCCATGACGATCTGGCGCCATGA
- a CDS encoding sensor histidine kinase: MRINSLRLQLLGWVVLPLVGLATINLWTSHRNALATADLVTDRMLMGSARAIAERVAVADGVLDATIPPAAIEMFDTGDQDSVYYHVKTAGGRLLTGYPDLPEAPKSSNTEASYRDHRLRLLTFSHTVVGAGNDSPITVTVGVSLAGHDAMVRRLWFGAFAQQLALVAIAGLFVLLGLHRGLAPLIRLRDAVRSPRRSDLDPVEVPGAQNEIRPLIDALNAYMERVRAQMAAQRRFIANAAHQLRTPLALLSTQASYALRETVPDARHEALVALQASSGKLARLAEQLLTLSRAEPGSRRPRADRIDLTEAARHVLETQAPTAIGRNIDLGLEEAGPVPVIGDGTMLREMIVNLVDNALRYSRAGGSVTVKLTAIDDEAVLTVADDGPGIPADERDHVFERFYRIAGSTEEGSGLGLAIVREVVENAAGRVTLGDGAAGGLVVEVRLPLASG, encoded by the coding sequence ATGAGGATTAACAGTCTCCGCTTACAGCTTTTGGGCTGGGTGGTGTTGCCGCTCGTCGGGCTCGCGACCATCAATCTGTGGACCAGCCACCGCAACGCGCTGGCAACCGCGGACCTTGTCACCGACCGCATGCTGATGGGCTCGGCGCGAGCTATTGCCGAACGTGTCGCCGTGGCCGACGGCGTACTCGACGCCACGATACCGCCGGCGGCGATCGAAATGTTCGATACCGGCGACCAGGACAGCGTCTACTACCATGTCAAGACGGCTGGAGGGCGGCTGCTGACCGGCTACCCGGACCTGCCGGAGGCACCGAAGTCTTCCAACACGGAGGCAAGCTATCGCGACCATCGGCTGAGGCTGCTTACCTTCAGCCACACGGTGGTCGGTGCCGGCAACGATTCGCCGATCACCGTTACCGTCGGCGTCTCGCTTGCCGGACACGACGCCATGGTGCGGCGTCTTTGGTTTGGCGCCTTTGCCCAGCAGCTGGCGCTGGTGGCGATTGCGGGCTTGTTCGTTCTGCTGGGTCTGCATCGTGGCCTCGCACCCTTGATCCGCTTGCGCGACGCGGTGCGCTCGCCGCGCCGAAGCGACCTTGACCCCGTCGAAGTGCCGGGCGCGCAGAACGAGATCCGCCCGCTGATCGACGCGCTGAACGCCTATATGGAGCGGGTGCGGGCGCAGATGGCGGCGCAGCGCCGCTTCATCGCCAATGCGGCGCACCAATTGCGCACCCCACTGGCACTGCTGTCGACGCAAGCGAGCTATGCGCTTCGCGAAACTGTCCCCGACGCGCGCCACGAGGCGCTGGTGGCGCTGCAGGCCAGCTCCGGCAAGCTGGCGCGGTTGGCCGAACAGTTGCTCACCCTGTCGCGGGCGGAACCGGGCAGCCGGCGGCCGCGCGCCGACCGCATCGACCTGACCGAAGCCGCCCGGCACGTGCTGGAAACGCAGGCGCCGACAGCGATCGGTCGCAACATCGATCTCGGCCTCGAAGAGGCAGGCCCTGTGCCGGTCATCGGCGACGGCACCATGCTGCGCGAGATGATCGTCAACCTCGTCGACAACGCGCTGCGCTACTCCCGGGCCGGCGGCAGCGTCACGGTGAAGCTGACGGCCATTGACGACGAAGCCGTGCTGACGGTCGCCGACGACGGACCCGGCATTCCGGCGGACGAGCGCGACCACGTGTTCGAGCGCTTCTATCGCATTGCCGGTTCGACCGAGGAAGGCAGCGGGCTTGGCCTCGCCATCGTGCGCGAGGTCGTCGAGAATGCCGCCGGCCGCGTCACCCTCGGGGATGGCGCGGCCGGCGGTCTGGTGGTTGAAGTGCGGCTGCCGCTGGCGAGCGGCTAG